A genome region from Vigna radiata var. radiata cultivar VC1973A unplaced genomic scaffold, Vradiata_ver6 scaffold_432, whole genome shotgun sequence includes the following:
- the LOC106778707 gene encoding gibberellin 20-oxidase-like protein: MTFGKWIDISPSEGTLVVNIGDMMQAWSNDKLRSSEHRVVLNQPLNRFSLAFFWCFEDEKVVMAPDEVVGEGNKRMYNPFEFLEYLKFRENNQRGRFEKVGYTVKDFAGIRSQL, from the exons ATGACTTTTG GAAAGTGGATAGACATAAGCCCTTCTGAAGGGACACTAGTGGTGAACATAGGAGACATGATGCAAGCATGGAGCAATGATAAACTAAGATCTTCTGAACATAGAGTTGTTTTGAATCAACCTTTGAACAGGTTTTCATTGGCCTTCTTTTGGTGTTTTGAGGATGAGAAGGTGGTGATGGCACCAGATGAAGTTGTTGGAGAAGGAAACAAGAGGATGTATAATCCATTTGAATTCTTGGAATACTTGAAATTCAGAGAGAACAATCAAAGAGGAAGATTTGAAAAAGTGGGATATACAGTTAAGGATTTTGCAGGAATAAGGTCTCAACTGTGA